One Jannaschia sp. GRR-S6-38 genomic window carries:
- a CDS encoding alpha-ketoacid dehydrogenase subunit beta — translation MREITLSKAVNEALAEEMRRDETVFIIGEDVAEAGTPFKVLSGLVEEFGTDRVIDTPIAEPGFMGIAVGAAMTGTRPVVDLMFGDFLFLIMDQLCNQAAKTHYMSGGKLKVPLVLRTNLGATRRSAAQHSQSLHALVAHIPGLKVALPSSAYEAKGLLKTAIRDDNPVVIFEDKLMYQDKAPVPEEEFLIPFGEANVKREGSDITLIGTSSMVQVCEKAAEILAGEGISAEVIDPRTIVPLDEATLIESVRKTSRAIVVDEGHQSFGVTSEIASRLNEKAFYHLDAPVVRIGAMDVPIPFSPALEDLTVPTPEAVVKKARQLCAGEMIHAA, via the coding sequence ATGCGAGAGATTACGCTTTCGAAGGCCGTCAACGAGGCCCTGGCCGAGGAGATGCGGCGCGACGAGACCGTCTTCATCATCGGCGAGGACGTGGCCGAGGCGGGCACGCCCTTCAAGGTGCTGTCCGGCCTGGTCGAGGAATTCGGGACGGACCGCGTCATCGACACACCCATCGCCGAGCCGGGCTTCATGGGGATCGCCGTCGGCGCCGCCATGACCGGAACAAGGCCCGTGGTCGACCTGATGTTCGGAGACTTCCTGTTCCTGATCATGGACCAGCTCTGCAACCAGGCCGCGAAGACGCATTACATGTCGGGCGGCAAGCTCAAGGTGCCGCTGGTCCTGCGCACGAACCTGGGCGCCACGCGCCGGTCGGCGGCGCAGCACAGCCAGTCGCTGCACGCGCTGGTCGCGCATATCCCGGGGTTGAAGGTCGCGCTGCCCTCCTCGGCCTACGAGGCGAAGGGCCTTCTGAAGACGGCGATCCGGGACGACAACCCGGTCGTCATCTTCGAGGACAAGCTGATGTACCAGGACAAGGCCCCGGTCCCGGAGGAGGAGTTCCTGATCCCCTTCGGCGAGGCCAATGTGAAGCGCGAGGGCTCCGACATCACGCTGATCGGCACCTCCTCGATGGTGCAGGTCTGCGAGAAGGCCGCTGAGATCCTGGCCGGCGAGGGCATCTCGGCGGAGGTGATCGACCCGCGCACCATCGTTCCGCTGGACGAGGCCACGCTGATCGAGAGCGTCAGGAAGACCAGCCGCGCCATCGTGGTCGACGAGGGGCATCAGAGCTTCGGCGTCACCTCCGAGATCGCCAGCCGCCTGAACGAGAAGGCGTTCTACCATCTCGACGCGCCGGTCGTGCGGATCGGGGCGATGGACGTGCCCATCCCCTTCAGCCCCGCGCTCGAGGATCTGACCGTGCCCACGCCCGAGGCCGTGGTCAAGAAGGCGCGCCAGCTCTGCGCCGGAGAGATGATCCATGCCGCGTGA
- a CDS encoding biotin/lipoyl-containing protein: MPRDVIMPALGMAQDTGHIVAWHKKAGDAVAEGDVLFEVETDKATMEVEAASAGFLTDVTAGAGADVPVGDVIARISETAEGSGAPAPDATPGAAPDAENRADAGDDALPEGHHVIMPALGMAQDSGRLVGWHVAPGDAVAEGDLLFEVETDKATQEVEADRAGYVAALLAEAGEDVPTGQTIAILSDTPPANPVRRRAGAAPAPTAQAPHPAPAPAGKAAAPKPAPLQKPKAAAPKSVDGRILASPKLRRLALERGLDLARLAEAGLPQPYHVKDLGELERLSAEATAAAAPTAGAARRLTAEIDGTGFAELADWLAETGEVSETAALAGFAGAALGLPATVAVARPAGTMRFAVPTDRLGDVTETEDAPGLVLRDLRGTPLTGVALGPEAAPTVTLTRAGPRLALSFECSADQMTPDAAIAFLTGLSARLDEPLRHLL; this comes from the coding sequence ATGCCGCGTGACGTGATCATGCCCGCGCTCGGCATGGCGCAGGATACCGGCCACATCGTCGCCTGGCACAAGAAGGCCGGCGACGCGGTGGCCGAGGGAGATGTGCTCTTCGAGGTCGAGACCGACAAGGCCACGATGGAGGTCGAGGCCGCGAGCGCGGGCTTCCTGACCGACGTGACCGCCGGGGCGGGCGCGGATGTGCCGGTGGGCGACGTGATCGCGCGCATCTCGGAGACGGCGGAGGGCAGCGGCGCGCCCGCGCCGGATGCTACGCCCGGTGCCGCGCCGGATGCCGAAAATCGCGCCGACGCGGGGGACGACGCGTTGCCCGAGGGCCATCACGTCATCATGCCGGCGCTGGGCATGGCGCAGGATTCCGGGCGGCTGGTCGGCTGGCATGTCGCGCCGGGCGACGCGGTGGCCGAGGGCGATCTGCTCTTCGAGGTCGAGACCGACAAGGCGACGCAGGAGGTTGAGGCCGACCGCGCGGGCTATGTCGCGGCGCTGCTGGCCGAGGCGGGCGAGGACGTGCCCACGGGCCAGACCATCGCCATCCTGAGCGATACGCCGCCCGCGAACCCCGTCCGCCGCCGCGCGGGCGCTGCCCCGGCCCCGACTGCGCAGGCCCCCCACCCGGCACCCGCCCCGGCGGGCAAGGCCGCGGCACCGAAGCCCGCGCCATTGCAAAAGCCGAAGGCGGCCGCGCCGAAATCCGTCGACGGCCGCATCCTCGCCTCGCCCAAGTTGCGCCGCCTGGCGCTGGAACGGGGCCTCGATCTCGCCCGACTGGCCGAGGCCGGCCTGCCGCAGCCCTATCACGTCAAGGACCTGGGCGAGCTGGAGCGGCTGTCGGCGGAGGCCACCGCCGCCGCCGCCCCCACCGCCGGGGCCGCGCGCCGCCTGACCGCCGAGATCGACGGCACGGGCTTCGCCGAACTGGCCGACTGGCTGGCGGAAACCGGGGAGGTGTCCGAGACCGCGGCGCTGGCCGGGTTCGCGGGCGCAGCCCTCGGCCTGCCCGCCACCGTCGCCGTGGCCCGCCCAGCCGGCACAATGCGCTTCGCCGTCCCGACCGACCGGCTGGGCGACGTGACCGAGACCGAGGACGCGCCGGGCCTGGTACTGCGGGATCTGCGGGGCACCCCCTTGACCGGCGTCGCGCTGGGGCCCGAGGCCGCGCCCACCGTCACGCTGACCCGCGCCGGCCCGCGCCTCGCGCTCAGCTTCGAATGTTCCGCCGACCAGATGACGCCCGACGCCGCGATCGCGTTTCTGACCGGCCTTTCCGCGCGGCTGGACGAGCCGCTCCGCCACCTGCTCTGA
- a CDS encoding NAD-dependent succinate-semialdehyde dehydrogenase produces MTKADIRFDALHTDLWIDGRWRPGAEAARFDVLNPADETVLASVASAEIADAEAALDAAERAMADWAARSPRERSEVLRRAWELMTARLDDFARLITLENGKARADAMGEATYAAEFFRWFAEEAVRADGMITRAPASGARIIVQHKPAGLAVLVTPWNYPAAMGTRKIAPALAAGCGVIIKPASETPLTMLALMPLLEEAGVPAGLVNVLPSRRTGALVDHMLHDPRVRVVSFTGSTEVGRKLLHGAADQVLKPAMELGGNAPLIVFEDADLDVAVEGAMLAKMRNLGEACTAANRFYVHADVLDAFTEKLAGRMAALTVGNGLEDGVDVGPLVNAETRDKVAEFVADAVAKGAELVTGGRAPEGRGYYYPPTVLKNVPENADCVGDEIFGPVAAIQSFTDQEDVIARANDTEYGLVAYVFSEDFKRALQVCERLDYGMVGLNRGLVSDPAAPFGGTKQSGLGREGGHEGMLEFMETQYISAAW; encoded by the coding sequence ATGACCAAAGCCGATATCCGTTTCGACGCGCTGCACACCGACCTCTGGATCGACGGCCGGTGGCGGCCGGGGGCCGAGGCCGCGCGGTTCGATGTGCTCAACCCCGCCGACGAGACCGTGCTGGCCTCCGTCGCCTCCGCCGAGATCGCCGATGCCGAGGCCGCGCTCGACGCGGCGGAGCGGGCGATGGCCGACTGGGCGGCGCGGAGCCCGCGCGAACGCTCGGAAGTGCTGCGCCGCGCCTGGGAGCTGATGACCGCGCGGCTCGACGATTTCGCCCGGCTGATCACGCTGGAGAACGGCAAGGCCCGCGCCGATGCGATGGGCGAGGCGACCTACGCGGCGGAGTTCTTCCGCTGGTTCGCCGAGGAGGCGGTGCGCGCCGACGGGATGATCACCCGCGCCCCCGCCTCGGGCGCGCGCATCATCGTGCAGCACAAGCCCGCCGGGCTGGCCGTGCTGGTGACGCCTTGGAACTACCCCGCCGCGATGGGCACCCGGAAGATCGCGCCCGCGCTGGCCGCCGGCTGCGGCGTCATCATCAAGCCCGCCTCCGAGACGCCTCTGACGATGCTGGCGCTGATGCCGCTGCTGGAGGAGGCGGGCGTCCCCGCCGGGCTGGTCAACGTCCTGCCCTCGCGCCGGACCGGCGCGCTGGTCGATCACATGCTGCACGATCCGCGGGTGCGCGTCGTCAGCTTCACCGGCTCGACCGAGGTGGGCCGCAAGCTTCTGCACGGCGCCGCCGACCAGGTGCTGAAGCCCGCGATGGAGCTGGGCGGCAACGCGCCCCTGATCGTCTTCGAGGATGCCGATCTCGACGTCGCCGTCGAAGGCGCGATGCTGGCCAAGATGCGCAACCTGGGCGAGGCCTGCACCGCCGCGAACCGCTTCTACGTCCATGCCGACGTGCTCGACGCCTTTACCGAGAAGCTGGCCGGCCGCATGGCCGCGCTGACCGTGGGCAACGGGCTGGAGGACGGGGTGGATGTGGGCCCGCTGGTCAATGCCGAGACGCGCGACAAGGTGGCCGAATTCGTAGCCGACGCGGTGGCGAAGGGCGCCGAACTCGTCACCGGCGGGCGCGCACCGGAGGGCAGGGGCTACTACTATCCGCCCACGGTCCTGAAGAACGTGCCCGAGAATGCCGATTGCGTCGGCGACGAGATCTTCGGCCCCGTCGCTGCGATCCAGTCCTTCACCGACCAGGAAGACGTGATCGCGCGCGCCAACGACACCGAATACGGCCTGGTGGCCTATGTCTTCTCGGAGGATTTCAAGCGCGCGCTGCAGGTCTGCGAGCGGCTGGATTACGGGATGGTGGGCCTGAACCGCGGCCTCGTCTCGGACCCGGCGGCGCCGTTCGGCGGCACCAAGCAATCCGGCCTCGGGCGCGAGGGCGGCCATGAGGGGATGCTGGAGTTCATGGAGACCCAGTACATCTCGGCGGCATGGTGA
- a CDS encoding 2-oxo acid dehydrogenase subunit E2, which produces MVTAMGEVKAAPSVRKAAADRGIDIDKLAAELGRTTIGREDLETAKSAPAAAAPAADTAFWEVDHAAYGPVTAQPTSRFDKIAAKNLGAAQAVIPSVTHHDRADIGAVEALRTSWKSEAAARGVRLTALAFHVKALARCLRKFPKFNASLSADGETLILKDYVHVGIAVDTEHGLMVPVIRDADRKGLWQIAADIADLAGRAQARKIGAEEMGGASMTISNLGGIGGTAFTPIVNPPEVAILGLTRTETVPVWDGEAFRPVPMVPLDLTYDHRVINGADAARFLSHFAGLIGEPRRLLL; this is translated from the coding sequence ATGGTGACGGCGATGGGCGAGGTGAAGGCAGCCCCCTCGGTCCGCAAGGCCGCCGCCGACCGGGGCATCGACATCGACAAGCTGGCCGCGGAACTGGGGCGCACGACGATCGGGCGCGAGGATCTCGAGACGGCGAAATCCGCGCCGGCCGCGGCCGCGCCGGCCGCCGACACCGCCTTCTGGGAGGTCGATCACGCCGCCTACGGGCCGGTGACCGCGCAGCCGACCAGCCGCTTCGACAAGATCGCGGCCAAGAACCTCGGCGCGGCGCAGGCGGTGATCCCGTCGGTCACGCATCACGACCGGGCCGATATCGGCGCGGTCGAGGCCTTGCGAACGAGCTGGAAATCCGAGGCCGCCGCGCGCGGCGTCCGGCTGACCGCCCTGGCCTTCCACGTGAAGGCGCTGGCGCGCTGCCTGCGCAAATTCCCGAAGTTCAATGCCTCGCTCTCGGCCGATGGCGAGACGCTGATCCTGAAGGATTACGTCCACGTGGGCATCGCGGTGGATACCGAGCACGGGCTGATGGTGCCCGTGATCCGCGACGCCGACCGAAAGGGCTTGTGGCAGATCGCGGCGGATATCGCCGACCTCGCCGGCCGGGCGCAGGCCCGCAAGATCGGCGCCGAGGAAATGGGCGGCGCGTCGATGACCATCTCGAACTTGGGCGGGATCGGCGGCACCGCCTTCACCCCGATCGTGAACCCGCCGGAGGTCGCGATCCTCGGCCTGACCCGGACCGAGACCGTGCCCGTCTGGGACGGCGAGGCGTTCCGGCCCGTGCCGATGGTGCCGCTTGACCTGACCTACGATCACCGGGTCATCAACGGCGCCGATGCGGCGCGCTTCCTGTCGCATTTCGCCGGGCTGATCGGCGAGCCGCGGCGGCTGCTTCTGTGA
- a CDS encoding SDR family oxidoreductase gives MALSIDLSGRTALVTGASRGIGLAIAQTLRGAGAEVLGVGTRISENPPEGIEPLNCDLSDRDQIAALLAKLAPREIDILVNNAGIIRRGPIAEHAIEDWDAVMAVNLDAAFLLSRDLGRAMVARGSGKIVNVASVLSFQGGILVPGYAAAKGAVAQLTRSFANEWAAAGVNVNAVAPGYVATDNTAALQEDAERTAALMARVPAGRWGRPEEIAGVVAFLCSPLAGFMHGSIVAADGGWLAR, from the coding sequence ATGGCGCTGAGCATCGACCTGTCGGGACGGACCGCGCTGGTCACCGGCGCGAGCCGCGGCATCGGCCTCGCCATCGCGCAGACGCTGCGCGGGGCCGGCGCCGAGGTCCTGGGCGTCGGCACGCGCATCTCCGAAAACCCGCCCGAGGGGATCGAACCGCTCAATTGCGACCTGTCGGACCGAGACCAGATCGCCGCGCTGCTGGCCAAGCTCGCGCCGCGCGAAATCGACATCCTGGTCAACAACGCAGGCATCATCCGGCGCGGCCCCATCGCCGAGCACGCGATCGAGGATTGGGACGCGGTGATGGCCGTGAACCTCGACGCGGCCTTCCTGCTCAGCCGGGACCTGGGCCGCGCGATGGTGGCACGCGGGTCCGGCAAGATCGTCAACGTGGCCTCGGTCCTGTCCTTCCAGGGCGGAATCCTGGTGCCCGGCTATGCCGCCGCCAAAGGCGCGGTCGCGCAGCTCACGCGCAGCTTCGCCAACGAATGGGCGGCGGCGGGGGTCAACGTGAACGCCGTGGCCCCGGGCTATGTCGCGACCGACAACACGGCCGCATTGCAGGAGGACGCGGAGCGGACGGCCGCGCTGATGGCGCGGGTCCCGGCGGGCCGCTGGGGACGCCCCGAGGAAATCGCCGGCGTCGTAGCCTTCCTGTGCAGCCCGCTGGCCGGGTTCATGCATGGCAGCATCGTCGCCGCCGACGGGGGCTGGCTGGCGCGCTGA
- a CDS encoding MBL fold metallo-hydrolase, with protein MISRRHFLAAAAAGLALPRYAVARTTLPDGAVLTTVSDGSLVLPGDFIFAPMPEAELGPLLAELGVSRDRLTPECNLALLQRGDRTVLFDAGAGPDFMPTAGTLPDALDAAGIAPEAVTDVVFTHAHPDHLWGVLDDFGDPMFPEAAHHMGAAERDYWADPATVDTIGAARATFAVGAARRIDELGDRIQTFADGAEIVPGVEAVLSPGHTPGHMAFRTEGVLILGDAITNAHVALARPEWPSGSDQDQALAAETRLRLIDQVLADDLQIVGFHLPNGGMGRLERAGDGFRFLQS; from the coding sequence ATGATCTCACGCCGTCACTTTCTCGCCGCCGCGGCGGCCGGTCTCGCCCTGCCCCGCTACGCCGTCGCCCGCACGACGCTGCCCGACGGCGCGGTGCTGACCACGGTCAGCGACGGCTCGCTGGTTCTGCCGGGCGATTTCATCTTCGCGCCGATGCCCGAGGCCGAGCTCGGCCCGCTTCTGGCCGAGCTGGGCGTGTCGCGGGACCGGCTGACGCCCGAATGCAACCTGGCGCTGCTGCAGCGCGGCGACCGGACCGTCCTGTTCGACGCCGGCGCGGGCCCCGATTTCATGCCGACCGCCGGAACGCTGCCCGACGCGTTGGACGCCGCGGGCATCGCCCCCGAGGCGGTCACCGATGTCGTCTTCACCCATGCGCATCCCGACCACCTCTGGGGCGTTCTCGACGATTTCGGCGACCCGATGTTCCCCGAAGCCGCCCATCACATGGGCGCGGCCGAGCGCGACTACTGGGCCGATCCGGCGACCGTGGACACGATCGGCGCGGCCCGCGCGACCTTTGCGGTGGGCGCGGCACGGCGCATCGACGAGCTGGGCGACCGCATTCAGACCTTCGCGGACGGGGCCGAGATCGTGCCGGGCGTCGAGGCGGTGCTGTCGCCGGGCCATACGCCCGGGCACATGGCCTTCCGCACCGAGGGCGTGCTGATCCTGGGCGACGCGATCACCAACGCGCATGTCGCGCTGGCCCGTCCGGAATGGCCGTCGGGCAGCGACCAGGACCAGGCGCTGGCCGCCGAAACCCGGCTGCGGCTGATCGACCAGGTCCTGGCCGACGACCTGCAGATCGTGGGCTTCCACCTGCCCAATGGCGGCATGGGCCGGCTCGAGCGGGCCGGTGACGGCTTCCGCTTCCTGCAGAGCTGA
- the hemA gene encoding 5-aminolevulinate synthase: MNFERHFADALDRLKAEGDYRIFADLERHRGAFPRATDHGTGRDVTVWCSNDYLGMGQHPAVLAAMHDAIDRVGAGAGGTRNISGTTHAHVALEAELADLHGKEAALLFTSGYVSNWAALGTLAARIPGCVVLSDAKNHASMIEGIRHSRAQKVIWAHNDLADLEAKLAALPADAPKLIAFESVYSMDGDIAPIEGICDLAERYGALTYLDEVHAVGLYGPRGGGVAEARGLMNRIDVIEGTLGKAFGVMGGYIAASAALCDFVRSFASGFIFTTALPPAVAAGACASVRHLKTSGAERAAHKARVAEVRARLDAAGIPHVPNPSHIIPVMVGDTVKCRYISDVLMREYGIYIQPINYPTVPKGTERLRITPSPVHAPGDVDRLVGALSELWTQCQLARRPMAAQ, translated from the coding sequence ATGAATTTCGAACGACACTTCGCCGACGCTCTGGACCGCCTGAAGGCCGAGGGCGACTACCGCATCTTCGCGGATCTCGAACGGCACCGCGGCGCCTTCCCGCGCGCGACCGACCACGGAACCGGGCGGGACGTCACCGTCTGGTGCTCGAACGACTACCTGGGGATGGGCCAACACCCGGCGGTGCTGGCGGCGATGCACGACGCCATCGACCGGGTGGGCGCGGGCGCGGGCGGCACGCGCAACATCTCCGGCACCACTCACGCCCATGTCGCGCTCGAGGCAGAGCTCGCCGATCTGCACGGCAAGGAAGCGGCGCTGCTCTTCACCAGCGGATATGTCTCGAACTGGGCCGCGCTCGGCACGCTGGCTGCGCGCATCCCCGGCTGCGTCGTGCTGTCGGACGCGAAGAACCACGCCAGCATGATCGAGGGCATCCGCCACAGCCGCGCGCAGAAGGTCATCTGGGCGCATAACGACCTCGCCGACCTCGAGGCCAAGCTCGCCGCGCTGCCCGCCGACGCGCCCAAGCTGATCGCCTTCGAGAGCGTCTATTCGATGGATGGTGACATCGCGCCCATCGAGGGCATCTGCGACCTGGCCGAACGCTACGGCGCGTTGACCTATCTCGACGAGGTCCATGCCGTCGGCCTCTACGGCCCGCGCGGCGGCGGCGTGGCCGAGGCGCGGGGGCTGATGAACCGGATCGACGTCATCGAGGGGACGCTGGGCAAGGCCTTCGGCGTGATGGGCGGCTATATCGCCGCCTCCGCCGCGCTGTGCGATTTCGTGCGCAGCTTCGCCTCGGGCTTCATCTTCACCACCGCGCTGCCGCCCGCCGTGGCCGCGGGCGCCTGCGCCAGCGTGCGCCACCTGAAGACCAGCGGGGCGGAGCGCGCCGCCCACAAGGCCCGCGTGGCCGAGGTTCGCGCCCGGCTCGACGCCGCCGGCATCCCCCATGTCCCGAACCCCAGCCACATCATCCCGGTGATGGTCGGCGACACGGTGAAATGCCGCTACATCTCGGACGTGCTGATGCGGGAATACGGGATCTACATCCAGCCCATCAACTATCCGACGGTGCCCAAGGGGACCGAGCGGTTGCGGATCACGCCGTCGCCCGTGCATGCGCCGGGCGATGTCGACCGGCTGGTCGGCGCGCTGTCCGAGCTCTGGACCCAGTGCCAGCTGGCCCGGCGGCCGATGGCGGCGCAGTAG
- a CDS encoding DUF302 domain-containing protein — MIRHLLTAGAITLTAAAATAQEAATVPFDGEVEDAAFAVETAIVNQGLVIDFTSHVGEMMARTGADLGLGPSPVGDDAQVFVFCSATVSREVMEADPMNVSHCPYGIFVARIDGETLVGRRVYADPSMAPVNALLEGIIAEAVE; from the coding sequence ATGATCCGCCATCTGCTGACAGCCGGCGCCATCACCCTGACCGCCGCCGCCGCGACCGCCCAGGAGGCGGCCACCGTCCCCTTCGACGGCGAAGTCGAGGACGCCGCCTTCGCGGTCGAGACTGCCATCGTGAACCAGGGCCTCGTCATCGATTTCACCAGCCATGTGGGCGAAATGATGGCCCGGACCGGTGCCGATCTGGGCCTCGGGCCTTCGCCCGTGGGCGACGACGCGCAGGTCTTCGTCTTCTGCTCGGCCACCGTCAGCCGCGAGGTGATGGAGGCCGACCCGATGAACGTCTCGCACTGTCCCTACGGCATCTTCGTAGCCCGGATCGACGGCGAGACGCTGGTCGGCCGGCGGGTCTATGCGGATCCGAGCATGGCGCCGGTGAACGCGCTTCTGGAAGGCATCATCGCCGAGGCCGTGGAGTAG
- a CDS encoding FCSD flavin-binding domain-containing protein produces MKRRSVLGGLAATGGLLSAPAVMAEGHGKPRVVVIGGGSGGATAARYIAKDSDGAIDVTLVEPSRTYFTCYFSNLYLGGFQEMGDLGHTYGTLAAAHGINVIHDWAIDVDRDAKTVTLAGGTALPYDKLILSPGIDFVADAVPGWDVSQQNMMPHAYKAGSQTELLKAQLGRMREGGTFAMVAPPNPYRCPPGPYERVSMVAHMLKAQNPTAKILIADPKESFSKQALFEEGWQTHYPGMIERIGPDFGGENVSVDPAAMTVDIDGSVEQVDVCNVIPAMKAGRIADLAGVTDGRWAPVNAADMSSKTDPDVHVLGDAAQQGDMPKSGFSANSQAKVCANAVRGALTGSRVFPARFANTCWSLISDNDGVKVGATYEATPEKIAKVDGFVSQTGEDSAIRKATYEESLGWYAGIVADMFGA; encoded by the coding sequence ATGAAGAGAAGATCGGTACTCGGCGGGCTGGCCGCGACCGGCGGCCTGCTCAGCGCGCCCGCGGTCATGGCCGAAGGCCACGGCAAGCCCCGCGTCGTCGTCATCGGCGGCGGCTCCGGCGGCGCCACGGCCGCGCGCTACATCGCCAAGGATTCGGACGGCGCCATCGACGTCACGCTGGTCGAGCCCTCGCGCACCTATTTCACCTGCTATTTCTCGAATCTCTATCTCGGCGGCTTCCAGGAGATGGGCGACCTCGGCCACACCTACGGCACGCTGGCCGCCGCCCATGGCATCAACGTCATCCACGACTGGGCCATCGACGTGGACCGCGACGCGAAGACCGTCACGCTGGCCGGGGGCACGGCGCTGCCCTACGACAAGCTGATCCTGTCGCCCGGCATCGACTTCGTCGCGGACGCGGTGCCCGGCTGGGACGTGTCGCAGCAGAACATGATGCCCCATGCCTACAAGGCCGGCAGCCAGACCGAGCTTCTGAAGGCGCAGCTCGGGCGGATGCGCGAAGGCGGCACCTTCGCCATGGTCGCCCCGCCCAACCCCTATCGCTGCCCGCCCGGACCTTACGAGCGCGTGTCGATGGTGGCCCACATGCTGAAGGCGCAGAACCCCACGGCCAAGATTCTGATCGCCGACCCGAAGGAGAGCTTCTCCAAGCAGGCCCTCTTCGAGGAGGGGTGGCAGACCCATTATCCCGGCATGATCGAGCGGATCGGCCCCGATTTCGGCGGCGAGAACGTGTCGGTCGATCCGGCGGCGATGACCGTCGATATCGACGGCTCCGTCGAGCAGGTCGATGTCTGCAACGTCATCCCCGCGATGAAGGCCGGGCGCATCGCCGATCTGGCCGGCGTGACTGACGGGCGCTGGGCCCCGGTCAACGCGGCCGACATGTCGTCGAAGACGGATCCGGATGTGCACGTGCTGGGCGACGCCGCGCAGCAGGGCGACATGCCGAAATCCGGCTTCTCGGCCAACAGCCAGGCCAAGGTCTGCGCCAATGCCGTGCGCGGCGCGCTGACCGGAAGCCGGGTCTTCCCGGCGCGGTTCGCCAACACGTGCTGGTCTTTGATCTCGGACAATGACGGCGTGAAGGTCGGTGCGACATATGAAGCGACGCCCGAGAAGATCGCCAAGGTCGACGGCTTCGTCAGCCAGACCGGCGAGGACTCGGCCATCCGCAAGGCGACCTACGAGGAATCGCTGGGTTGGTACGCGGGCATCGTCGCCGACATGTTCGGCGCCTGA
- a CDS encoding c-type cytochrome: MIRAAPPILAVLAAAGAAPIAAADGDVAYGEYLAAECTTCHLLGAEAAEGGVPLITGWDEEAFILTLREFKTGSRLHGPMQMIAARLGDEEMAALAAYFAAQE, from the coding sequence ATGATCCGCGCCGCGCCCCCGATCCTGGCCGTCCTCGCGGCGGCGGGCGCCGCCCCGATCGCGGCGGCCGACGGGGACGTGGCATATGGCGAATACCTCGCCGCGGAATGCACCACTTGCCACCTTCTCGGCGCGGAGGCCGCGGAGGGCGGCGTGCCGCTGATCACCGGGTGGGACGAGGAGGCGTTCATCCTGACGCTTCGGGAGTTCAAGACCGGCTCGCGCCTGCACGGACCGATGCAGATGATCGCCGCCCGCCTGGGCGACGAGGAGATGGCGGCGCTGGCCGCCTATTTCGCGGCGCAGGAGTGA